Proteins encoded by one window of Streptomyces sp. ALI-76-A:
- a CDS encoding transcriptional regulator, with the protein MAARPLVARQPNERLQALIQEAGCSNAGLARRVNMCGAEHGLDLRYDKTSVARWLRGQQPRGRAPAIIAEALGRKLGRTVTIDEIGMANGKNLASGVGLQFSPTVLGAIEQVCELWRSDVGRRDFLSGSSVAASALVEPSRDWLISAADAQVARSAGPRVGPSDVAAVRAMTQALVDLDHQYGSGHVRPVVVHYLNSVVSGLLAGSYREAVGRDLFAAVARLTELAGYMAVDTGQPGLAQRYYIQALRLAQAAGDRGYGGYVLAASMSHLAAQLGNPREIAQLARAAQEGARGRVTPRAEAMFAAAEARGHALMGDARAAQAASGRAVRALESADPDSGDDPAWIAHFDEAYLADELAHCHRDLGQAEAAARCARESLAGHPESRARRRAIGYVLLATAQVQQREVEQACNTGLKAVELLETLRSNRGAEYLDDFQQRLEPFQDEPVVREFGARMELQAAA; encoded by the coding sequence ATGGCCGCAAGGCCTCTCGTCGCGCGGCAGCCGAACGAACGGCTGCAGGCGCTCATCCAGGAAGCGGGCTGCTCGAACGCCGGGCTCGCCCGCCGGGTCAACATGTGCGGCGCCGAGCACGGCCTCGATCTGCGGTACGACAAGACGTCCGTGGCGCGCTGGCTGCGCGGGCAGCAGCCACGCGGACGCGCTCCGGCGATCATCGCGGAGGCCCTCGGCCGCAAGCTCGGCCGTACGGTCACGATCGACGAGATCGGCATGGCCAACGGCAAGAACCTCGCCTCGGGCGTCGGGCTCCAGTTCTCGCCGACGGTACTGGGGGCCATCGAGCAGGTGTGTGAGCTGTGGCGCAGTGACGTGGGCCGCCGGGACTTCCTGTCCGGTTCGTCCGTCGCCGCGTCCGCGCTGGTCGAGCCCAGCCGCGACTGGCTGATCTCCGCGGCCGACGCGCAGGTCGCGCGCTCGGCCGGACCCCGGGTGGGACCGTCCGACGTGGCGGCGGTCAGGGCGATGACGCAGGCGCTGGTCGACCTGGACCACCAGTACGGCAGCGGGCATGTGCGCCCGGTCGTCGTGCACTACCTCAACAGCGTGGTCTCCGGGCTGCTGGCGGGCTCGTACCGGGAGGCGGTGGGCCGTGACCTGTTCGCCGCGGTGGCCCGGCTGACCGAACTGGCGGGCTACATGGCCGTCGACACCGGCCAACCCGGCCTCGCCCAGCGGTACTACATCCAGGCGCTGCGGCTCGCGCAGGCGGCGGGCGACCGCGGCTACGGCGGGTACGTCCTCGCCGCGTCCATGAGCCACCTCGCCGCGCAGCTCGGAAACCCGCGCGAGATCGCGCAGTTGGCGCGGGCGGCGCAGGAGGGGGCGCGCGGGCGCGTCACGCCGCGCGCGGAGGCGATGTTCGCCGCCGCCGAGGCACGCGGGCACGCCCTGATGGGCGACGCGCGGGCCGCCCAGGCGGCGTCCGGACGCGCGGTGCGCGCGCTGGAGTCGGCGGACCCGGACTCGGGGGACGACCCGGCGTGGATCGCGCACTTCGACGAGGCGTACCTGGCCGACGAGTTGGCGCACTGCCACCGCGACCTCGGGCAGGCCGAGGCGGCGGCGCGGTGCGCGCGGGAGTCCCTGGCCGGGCATCCCGAGTCGCGGGCCCGCCGCAGGGCGATCGGCTATGTGCTGCTCGCCACCGCGCAGGTCCAGCAGCGGGAGGTGGAGCAGGCCTGCAACACCGGCCTCAAGGCGGTGGAGTTGCTGGAGACGCTCCGCTCCAACCGGGGCGCCGAGTACCTGGACGACTTCCAGCAGCGGCTGGAGCCGTTCCAGGACGAGCCCGTGGTAAGGGAGTTCGGCGCCCGGATGGAGCTCCAGGCGGCGGCCTGA
- a CDS encoding bifunctional DNA primase/polymerase, with protein MEETIAGTEAAQIPKQRGESLLETAARYAEERHWDVFPGTWLDAVDGVQRCSCGDAACAVPGAHPARVDWESQATGSATVARRMWQKQPTASILLPTGRTFDAVSVPETAGFLALARMERMELTLGPVTLTPDRRMQFFVLPGASVKVPDLVRKLGWSPSSLDLVALGEGSYVAGPPTRFGSSGAVQWACRPTPANRWLPDVEELISPLAYACGRDR; from the coding sequence GTGGAAGAGACGATCGCGGGCACCGAAGCCGCTCAGATTCCGAAGCAGCGCGGGGAATCGTTGCTGGAGACAGCCGCACGCTACGCCGAGGAGCGCCACTGGGACGTCTTTCCCGGGACCTGGCTGGACGCGGTCGACGGGGTGCAACGCTGCTCGTGCGGCGACGCCGCGTGCGCCGTACCCGGCGCGCATCCGGCGCGCGTGGACTGGGAGTCGCAGGCGACCGGCAGCGCGACCGTGGCACGCCGGATGTGGCAGAAGCAGCCGACGGCGTCGATCCTGCTGCCCACCGGCCGTACGTTCGACGCCGTCTCCGTGCCGGAGACGGCCGGGTTCCTCGCGCTGGCGCGGATGGAGCGGATGGAGCTGACGCTGGGTCCGGTGACCCTGACGCCGGACCGGCGGATGCAGTTCTTCGTGCTGCCGGGCGCGTCGGTGAAGGTGCCGGACCTCGTGCGCAAGCTGGGCTGGTCCCCTTCGTCGCTGGACCTCGTCGCGCTGGGCGAGGGGTCCTACGTGGCCGGGCCGCCCACGCGGTTCGGGTCCTCGGGCGCCGTGCAGTGGGCGTGCCGGCCGACGCCGGCGAACCGGTGGCTGCCGGACGTGGAGGAGCTGATCTCGCCGCTCGCCTACGCCTGCGGGCGGGACCGGTAG
- a CDS encoding ABC transporter ATP-binding protein: MTSGAVVGTAAVRVQGLWKRFGQQVAVAGIDLDLPAGKFIGLVGPNGAGKTTTLSMVTGLLRPDQGSVEIVGHDVWRDPVEVKARIGVLPEGLRLFERLSGRELLSYSGRLRGLPGAEVDKRTTQLLDVLDLAGAQHKLVVDYSTGMRKKIGLAAALLHNPEVLFLDEPFEGVDPVSAQTIRGVLERYTASGATVVFSSHVMELVESLCDWVAVMAAGRIRAQGTLAEVRGDAPSLQRAFLELVGAGGRDAGSDLDWLGGGAAR, encoded by the coding sequence ATGACGTCGGGAGCAGTGGTGGGGACAGCCGCCGTACGCGTACAGGGGCTCTGGAAGCGGTTCGGGCAGCAGGTGGCCGTGGCCGGGATCGATCTGGACCTGCCCGCGGGGAAGTTCATCGGGCTCGTCGGGCCGAACGGGGCGGGCAAGACCACCACGCTGTCGATGGTGACCGGGCTGCTCCGGCCCGACCAGGGGTCGGTGGAGATCGTCGGGCACGACGTGTGGCGGGACCCGGTCGAGGTGAAGGCCCGGATCGGGGTGCTGCCGGAGGGGCTGCGGCTGTTCGAACGGCTGTCGGGACGTGAACTGCTCTCCTACTCCGGCCGGTTGCGCGGGCTGCCCGGCGCCGAGGTCGACAAGCGGACCACCCAGCTCCTCGACGTCCTGGACCTGGCCGGGGCCCAGCACAAGCTCGTCGTCGACTACTCGACCGGCATGCGCAAGAAGATCGGGCTCGCGGCCGCGCTCCTCCACAACCCCGAAGTGCTCTTCCTCGACGAGCCGTTCGAGGGCGTCGACCCGGTGTCGGCCCAGACCATCCGTGGCGTCCTGGAGCGCTACACCGCCTCCGGCGCCACCGTCGTCTTCTCCTCCCATGTGATGGAGCTGGTCGAGTCGCTGTGCGACTGGGTGGCCGTCATGGCCGCCGGCCGCATCCGCGCCCAGGGGACGCTGGCGGAAGTGCGCGGCGACGCGCCCTCGTTGCAGCGGGCGTTCCTCGAACTCGTCGGCGCGGGCGGCCGGGACGCCGGTTCCGACCTGGACTGGCTGGGCGGCGGAGCGGCCCGGTGA
- a CDS encoding transporter, translating into MSADSTPAPAADITPVVVRLKLSLLRNGLKQSAGRRAAYIGSAVAVLLFSVVQLIGLIALRGHAHAASLVVLLVAVLAAGWAVMPLFFPGGDETLDPTRLVMLPLRPRPLVRALLVSSLIGIGPLFTLCMLVGSVVSVAHGGAAYVVGVVGVVLALLVCVALARAVAVANIRLLTSRKGRDLAVLSGLVVAVGAQVVNFGAQRLGSGGLAQLDGPADVLKWLPPASAIGAADSASEGAYGVAVLQLALTAAALAGLLALWSKHLTRLMTAPDGSTLQAADSRTRERNSAGLSRLLPAGRTGTVMERSLRYVWRDPKTKAAWVTSLAIGLIVPVFNALQGTGSIYFACFAAGMLGVQMYNQFGQDTSAFWLVAMTISSTRDAYVELRARALALLVITLPYATLVTVLTTALLGDWPKLPEVLGLSFALLGAMLATGAWTSARFPYSIPQEGYKNVAPGQSGLAFMAILGGMVAAALLCAPVIAGTIWLNISDGGDEWSWLLLPVGAVYGTAITVGGLRLAAPRTARQLPEILVAVSKG; encoded by the coding sequence GTGAGCGCCGACAGCACCCCCGCCCCGGCGGCGGACATCACGCCCGTCGTCGTACGGCTGAAGCTGTCCCTGCTGCGGAACGGGCTCAAGCAGTCCGCCGGGCGGCGGGCCGCCTACATCGGTTCGGCCGTCGCCGTGCTGCTCTTCTCCGTGGTGCAGCTGATCGGCCTGATCGCCCTGCGCGGACACGCCCACGCCGCCTCCCTGGTCGTGCTGCTGGTGGCGGTGCTGGCGGCCGGCTGGGCGGTGATGCCGCTGTTCTTCCCCGGCGGCGACGAGACCCTCGACCCGACCCGGCTGGTGATGCTCCCGCTGCGGCCCCGCCCGCTGGTCCGGGCGCTGCTGGTGTCCTCCCTCATCGGCATCGGACCGCTGTTCACGCTGTGCATGCTCGTCGGTTCCGTGGTGTCGGTCGCGCACGGGGGTGCGGCGTACGTCGTCGGCGTCGTCGGTGTCGTGCTCGCGCTGCTGGTCTGCGTGGCCCTCGCGCGGGCCGTCGCGGTCGCCAACATCCGGCTGCTGACCAGCCGCAAGGGTCGGGACCTGGCGGTGCTCAGCGGACTGGTCGTCGCGGTCGGCGCGCAGGTCGTGAACTTCGGCGCGCAGCGGCTGGGGTCGGGTGGGCTGGCGCAGCTCGACGGGCCGGCCGACGTCCTCAAGTGGCTGCCGCCCGCCTCGGCGATCGGCGCGGCGGACTCCGCGAGCGAGGGGGCGTACGGCGTCGCCGTCCTGCAACTCGCCCTGACCGCCGCCGCCCTGGCGGGACTGCTCGCCCTGTGGTCGAAGCATCTGACCCGGCTGATGACCGCGCCGGACGGCTCCACCCTTCAGGCCGCCGACTCGCGGACCCGTGAGCGGAACTCGGCGGGCCTGTCCCGTCTGCTGCCGGCCGGCCGCACCGGCACCGTCATGGAGCGCAGCCTGCGCTACGTGTGGCGCGACCCCAAGACCAAGGCGGCCTGGGTGACCTCCCTCGCCATCGGTCTGATCGTGCCCGTGTTCAACGCCCTCCAGGGCACCGGCTCGATCTACTTCGCCTGCTTCGCCGCCGGGATGCTCGGCGTGCAGATGTACAACCAGTTCGGGCAGGACACGTCCGCGTTCTGGCTCGTCGCGATGACGATCTCGTCGACCCGGGACGCGTACGTCGAGCTGCGCGCGCGGGCCCTCGCCCTGCTGGTGATCACCCTGCCGTACGCCACCCTCGTGACCGTCCTGACGACGGCGCTGCTGGGGGACTGGCCGAAGCTGCCCGAGGTGCTCGGGCTGTCCTTCGCGCTGCTCGGGGCGATGCTGGCGACCGGGGCGTGGACGTCGGCGCGCTTCCCGTACTCCATCCCGCAGGAGGGCTACAAGAACGTGGCCCCCGGTCAGTCCGGGCTCGCCTTCATGGCCATCCTGGGCGGCATGGTCGCGGCGGCCCTGCTGTGCGCCCCCGTCATCGCCGGGACGATCTGGCTGAACATCAGCGACGGCGGCGACGAGTGGAGCTGGCTGCTGCTGCCGGTGGGGGCGGTCTACGGCACGGCGATCACCGTGGGAGGCCTGCGCCTGGCGGCCCCGCGGACGGCCCGGCAGCTGCCGGAGATCCTGGTGGCGGTCAGCAAGGGGTGA
- a CDS encoding alpha/beta hydrolase: MARRIDVIGAGGVRLAAWEFGDPPKTDPGKDGPGEPERGPGVLLLHGLMGRASHWASTARWLSERHRAVALDQRGHGQSDKPPRAAYTREAYVEDAEAALEQLGLGPAVLVGHAMGALTAWQLAAKRPDLVRGVIICDMRASALGAASQREWEDWFKAWPVPFATLADVRKWFGEDDPWVERPNPARGEFYAEVMHESPDGWRPVFDPEQMLESRETWVYDAHWEELTQVRCPTLVVRGLDGELGRAEAQEMVRVLPRGEYAEVAEAGHLVHYDQPDAWRSAVEPFLDGVLTDLKS; encoded by the coding sequence ATGGCGCGGCGTATCGACGTGATCGGAGCGGGCGGCGTACGCCTCGCGGCCTGGGAGTTCGGCGACCCTCCCAAGACCGACCCGGGCAAGGACGGTCCGGGAGAGCCCGAGCGGGGCCCGGGGGTGCTCTTATTGCACGGGCTGATGGGTCGCGCCTCCCACTGGGCGTCCACCGCCCGCTGGCTCTCCGAACGGCACCGCGCCGTGGCCCTCGACCAGCGCGGCCACGGGCAGAGCGACAAGCCCCCGCGAGCCGCCTACACCCGCGAGGCCTACGTCGAGGACGCCGAGGCCGCCCTCGAGCAACTGGGCCTCGGCCCGGCCGTCCTCGTCGGTCACGCCATGGGTGCCCTGACCGCCTGGCAGCTCGCCGCCAAGCGCCCCGACCTGGTCCGCGGGGTGATCATCTGCGACATGCGGGCCTCCGCGCTCGGCGCCGCCTCGCAGCGCGAGTGGGAGGACTGGTTCAAGGCCTGGCCCGTCCCCTTCGCCACCCTCGCCGACGTACGCAAGTGGTTCGGCGAGGACGACCCCTGGGTGGAGCGCCCGAACCCGGCCCGCGGCGAGTTCTACGCCGAGGTCATGCACGAGTCCCCCGACGGCTGGCGCCCGGTCTTCGATCCGGAGCAGATGCTGGAGTCCCGCGAGACCTGGGTCTACGACGCCCACTGGGAGGAGCTCACCCAGGTCCGGTGCCCCACCCTCGTGGTCCGCGGCCTGGACGGCGAACTGGGCCGCGCCGAGGCGCAGGAGATGGTCCGCGTCCTGCCCCGGGGCGAGTACGCGGAAGTCGCGGAAGCCGGCCACCTCGTGCACTACGACCAGCCGGACGCCTGGCGGAGCGCCGTGGAGCCCTTCCTGGACGGCGTCCTCACGGACCTCAAGAGCTGA
- a CDS encoding metal-dependent transcriptional regulator — protein MSGLIDTTEMYLRTILELEEEGVVPMRARIAERLDQSGPTVSQTVARMERDGLVSVATDRHLEFTDEGRRLATRVMRKHRLAECLLVDVIGLEWEQVHAEACRWEHVMSEAVERRVLELLRHPTESPYGNPIPGLEELGEKDGADPFLDEGMVSLADLDPGLEGKTVVVRRIGEPIQTDAQLMYTLRRAGVQPGSVVSVTESAGGVLVGSGGEAAELESDVASHVFVAKR, from the coding sequence ATGTCCGGACTGATCGACACCACGGAGATGTATCTCCGCACCATCCTCGAGCTGGAGGAGGAAGGTGTGGTCCCCATGCGCGCCCGGATCGCCGAGCGACTCGACCAGAGCGGGCCGACCGTCAGCCAGACGGTGGCGCGGATGGAGCGCGACGGACTCGTGTCCGTGGCCACCGACCGCCACCTGGAGTTCACCGACGAGGGCCGCCGGCTGGCCACCCGCGTGATGCGCAAGCACCGCCTCGCCGAGTGTCTGCTCGTCGACGTGATCGGTCTGGAATGGGAGCAGGTGCACGCCGAGGCGTGTCGCTGGGAGCACGTGATGAGCGAGGCCGTCGAGCGGCGCGTGCTGGAACTGCTCCGGCACCCCACCGAGTCGCCGTACGGCAACCCGATCCCCGGCCTGGAGGAGCTCGGCGAGAAGGACGGCGCCGACCCCTTCCTGGACGAGGGCATGGTGTCGCTCGCCGACCTCGACCCCGGACTGGAGGGCAAGACGGTCGTGGTGCGCCGGATCGGGGAGCCGATCCAGACGGACGCCCAGCTGATGTACACGCTGCGCCGGGCGGGCGTGCAGCCGGGTTCGGTGGTGAGTGTGACCGAGTCGGCGGGCGGTGTGCTGGTGGGCAGCGGAGGCGAGGCGGCCGAACTGGAGTCGGACGTGGCCTCGCACGTGTTCGTCGCCAAGCGCTGA
- a CDS encoding SIS domain-containing protein — MSDGTLSGQFLDAAIGLLRRVRDEEAGSVEAAGNVLADTVVRGGRLFAFGAGHSSLAAQDVVYRAGGLALMNLLAVPGAVGVDVMPATLGSALERVDGLASAVVDCSPLRAGDALVIISLSGRNALPVEMAQHARSLGVRVIGVTSVAYASETTSRHVSGTFLKDHCDVVLDSKIAVGDAELALDTVPAPFAPASTVVTAALLQAVMATAAGALAARGVEPPLLRSGNVDGGHEWNRQVFDKYGDRIFYRR, encoded by the coding sequence ATGAGCGACGGCACGCTGTCCGGCCAGTTCCTCGACGCCGCGATCGGCCTGTTGCGGCGGGTGCGGGACGAGGAGGCCGGGTCCGTCGAGGCGGCCGGGAATGTGCTCGCGGACACCGTGGTCCGCGGCGGCCGGCTGTTCGCCTTCGGCGCCGGTCACTCCTCGCTCGCCGCGCAGGACGTCGTCTACCGCGCGGGCGGACTCGCCCTGATGAACCTGCTGGCCGTCCCCGGCGCCGTCGGCGTCGACGTGATGCCGGCCACCCTCGGCTCGGCCCTGGAACGCGTCGACGGCCTCGCGAGCGCCGTCGTCGACTGCTCACCGCTGCGCGCGGGCGACGCCCTCGTGATCATCTCCCTCTCCGGCCGCAACGCGCTGCCCGTGGAGATGGCCCAGCACGCCCGCTCCCTGGGCGTGCGGGTCATCGGCGTGACCTCGGTGGCGTACGCCTCGGAGACGACGTCCCGGCATGTCTCCGGCACGTTCCTGAAGGACCACTGCGACGTCGTCCTCGACTCGAAGATCGCGGTCGGCGACGCGGAACTGGCCCTCGACACCGTGCCGGCGCCGTTCGCCCCCGCCTCCACGGTCGTCACGGCGGCCCTCCTCCAGGCCGTCATGGCCACCGCCGCCGGGGCGCTGGCCGCCCGGGGCGTGGAGCCGCCGCTGCTGCGCTCGGGGAACGTCGACGGAGGCCACGAGTGGAACAGGCAGGTCTTCGACAAGTACGGCGACCGCATCTTCTACCGCCGCTGA
- a CDS encoding PAS domain-containing protein, with protein MSASRRYGATDEIGPDEPERDGPEGSDGSDLLAALLDGMDAALCAFDADGVVTHWNREAERILGWTADEAVGRHGFAGWAVRSADAEEVEGRLLSVMHAPGRQVHEFALLTKDGGRVLVRTQSAAVRGPDGKPAGVYCAFSEVHTQIDLERSIALSEALFEDASWGVVLVDVDLRPAVVNAHAARALGIGRTSALGRPLGELLAQGVEELESALTHVLAEGAPPAPAEIWVSVRTPEGEKRRCWRCGFVRLASPLAEEPVPLGVGWLFQDVTEGKRAEQEASLLRFRTNQLHRAARAAAECEDPQEAAAVHLDFALAGFADHALIDRVAGGATADGETAGPPRLVRLAATPSGAPGPSLLTGEAGLPVRYAEGHPALQCVERIGSVRAGAGAVPAEEAREWALARQWPPDAVHALCAVLRSRGRTLGVVTFLRGAGRSRFERGDAMYAEDVAVRIAGALDLGETLGRA; from the coding sequence GTGAGTGCTTCCCGGCGTTATGGGGCCACCGACGAGATCGGGCCGGACGAGCCCGAGCGGGACGGTCCGGAGGGCTCGGACGGCTCGGATCTGCTGGCCGCGCTCCTCGACGGAATGGACGCCGCCCTGTGCGCCTTCGACGCGGACGGGGTGGTGACCCACTGGAACCGTGAGGCGGAGCGGATCCTCGGCTGGACCGCGGACGAGGCCGTGGGACGGCACGGCTTCGCCGGGTGGGCGGTGCGCAGCGCCGACGCCGAGGAGGTCGAGGGCCGGCTGCTGTCCGTGATGCACGCCCCCGGCCGCCAGGTCCACGAGTTCGCCCTGCTGACCAAGGACGGCGGGCGGGTGCTCGTGCGGACCCAGTCGGCGGCCGTGCGCGGGCCCGACGGGAAACCGGCCGGCGTGTACTGCGCGTTCAGCGAGGTCCACACGCAGATCGACCTGGAGCGGTCCATCGCCCTGAGCGAGGCGCTGTTCGAGGACGCGAGCTGGGGTGTCGTGCTCGTCGACGTCGATCTGCGGCCCGCCGTGGTCAACGCGCACGCGGCCCGCGCGCTCGGCATCGGGCGCACGTCCGCGCTGGGGCGGCCCCTCGGCGAGCTGCTCGCGCAGGGCGTGGAGGAACTGGAGAGCGCGCTCACCCATGTGCTGGCCGAGGGCGCGCCGCCCGCGCCCGCCGAGATCTGGGTGAGTGTGCGGACCCCGGAGGGCGAGAAGCGGCGCTGCTGGCGCTGCGGGTTCGTCCGGCTCGCCTCGCCGCTCGCGGAGGAGCCCGTGCCGCTGGGCGTGGGCTGGCTCTTCCAGGACGTCACCGAGGGCAAGCGGGCCGAGCAGGAGGCGTCGCTGCTCCGGTTCCGCACCAACCAGCTGCACCGGGCCGCGCGGGCCGCCGCCGAGTGCGAGGACCCGCAGGAGGCGGCCGCCGTCCACCTGGACTTCGCCCTCGCCGGCTTCGCCGACCACGCGCTGATCGACCGGGTCGCGGGCGGCGCGACGGCCGACGGGGAGACGGCGGGGCCGCCGCGGCTGGTACGGCTCGCCGCGACACCCTCCGGCGCGCCCGGCCCGAGCCTGCTGACCGGAGAGGCGGGCCTGCCGGTGCGGTACGCGGAGGGCCACCCGGCGTTGCAGTGCGTGGAGCGGATCGGCTCGGTGCGGGCCGGCGCGGGGGCCGTTCCGGCGGAGGAGGCGCGGGAGTGGGCCCTGGCCCGGCAGTGGCCGCCGGACGCGGTGCACGCCCTGTGCGCGGTGCTGCGCAGCCGGGGGCGGACGCTGGGCGTCGTGACGTTTCTGCGCGGAGCCGGACGCAGCCGGTTCGAGCGGGGCGACGCTATGTACGCGGAGGACGTGGCCGTGCGCATCGCCGGAGCCCTCGACCTGGGCGAGACGCTGGGGCGCGCGTAG
- a CDS encoding citrate synthase 2 — translation MSDFVPGLEGVVAFETEIAEPDKEGGALRYRGVDIEDLVGHVSFGNVWGLLVDGAFNPGLPPAEPFPIPVHSGDIRVDVQSALAMLAPVWGLRPLLDIDAAQARADLARAAVMALSYVAQSARGQGLPMVPQREIDKAQSVVERFMIRWRGEPDPKHVAAVDAYWTSAAEHGMNASTFTARVIASTGADVAAALSGAVGAMSGPLHGGAPSRVLGMIEEIERTGDAEAYVKQALDKGERLMGFGHRVYRAEDPRARVLRRTARELGAPRFEIAEALEKAALAELHARRPDRVLATNVEFWAAIVLDFAGVPAHMFTSMFTCARTAGWSAHILEQKRTGRLVRPSARYTGPGSRDPREIEGYGDITG, via the coding sequence ATGTCCGACTTCGTACCCGGACTAGAGGGAGTCGTCGCGTTCGAGACGGAGATCGCCGAACCGGACAAGGAGGGCGGCGCCCTGCGGTACCGGGGCGTCGACATCGAGGACCTGGTCGGTCACGTCTCCTTCGGCAACGTCTGGGGCCTGCTCGTCGACGGCGCCTTCAACCCCGGCCTGCCGCCCGCGGAACCGTTCCCGATCCCGGTCCACTCCGGGGACATCCGGGTCGACGTGCAGTCCGCGCTCGCCATGCTGGCGCCCGTGTGGGGCCTGCGGCCGCTGCTGGACATCGACGCCGCCCAGGCCCGCGCCGACCTCGCCCGCGCCGCCGTCATGGCCCTGTCCTACGTCGCCCAGTCCGCCCGCGGCCAGGGCCTGCCCATGGTCCCGCAGCGGGAGATCGACAAGGCGCAGTCCGTCGTCGAACGCTTCATGATCCGCTGGCGGGGCGAGCCCGACCCCAAGCACGTGGCGGCCGTGGACGCGTACTGGACCTCGGCGGCCGAGCACGGCATGAACGCGTCCACCTTCACGGCACGGGTGATCGCGTCCACGGGCGCGGACGTGGCGGCCGCGCTGTCGGGCGCCGTGGGAGCGATGTCCGGCCCGCTGCACGGCGGCGCCCCCTCCCGCGTGCTCGGGATGATCGAGGAGATCGAGCGGACGGGCGACGCCGAGGCCTACGTCAAGCAGGCCCTCGACAAGGGCGAACGCCTCATGGGCTTCGGCCACCGCGTCTACCGCGCCGAGGACCCGCGCGCGCGGGTGCTGCGCCGCACCGCCCGCGAACTGGGCGCGCCCCGTTTCGAGATCGCCGAGGCCCTGGAGAAGGCCGCCCTCGCGGAACTCCACGCCCGCCGCCCCGACCGCGTCCTCGCGACCAACGTCGAGTTCTGGGCCGCCATCGTCCTGGACTTCGCCGGGGTCCCGGCCCACATGTTCACCTCGATGTTCACCTGCGCCCGTACCGCGGGCTGGTCGGCCCACATCCTGGAGCAGAAGCGCACCGGCCGCCTGGTCCGCCCGTCGGCCCGCTACACCGGCCCGGGGTCGCGCGATCCGCGGGAGATCGAGGGGTACGGCGACATCACCGGCTGA
- the pdxH gene encoding pyridoxamine 5'-phosphate oxidase, with protein sequence MNAADAVSPDPASMRKQYRAQGLAETDLAATPVEQFARWFRQAATEGRLFEPNAMVVSTADAEGRPSSRTVLLKHFDERGFVFYTNYDSRKARDLAENPYVCLLFPWHPMARQVIVTGVARRTGRDETAAYFRTRPHGSQLGAWASAQSSVITGRDGLDASYAELTARYPEGEQVPVPPHWGGFRVAPRSVEFWQGRENRLHDRLRYVAETDGSWRVERLSP encoded by the coding sequence GTGAACGCCGCAGACGCCGTCTCCCCCGATCCCGCCTCCATGCGCAAGCAGTACCGGGCGCAGGGGCTCGCCGAGACCGACCTGGCCGCCACGCCGGTCGAGCAGTTCGCGCGCTGGTTCCGGCAGGCCGCGACGGAGGGCCGCCTGTTCGAGCCGAACGCCATGGTCGTGTCCACGGCGGACGCGGAGGGCCGGCCCAGCTCCCGGACCGTGCTGCTGAAGCACTTCGACGAGCGGGGCTTCGTCTTCTACACCAACTACGACTCCCGCAAGGCCCGCGACCTGGCGGAGAACCCGTACGTCTGTCTCCTGTTCCCCTGGCATCCGATGGCCCGCCAGGTCATCGTCACGGGCGTCGCCCGGCGCACCGGACGCGACGAGACCGCCGCGTACTTCCGCACCCGCCCGCACGGCTCCCAGCTCGGCGCGTGGGCGAGCGCGCAGTCCTCGGTGATCACGGGCCGCGACGGCCTGGACGCGTCGTACGCGGAGCTGACCGCCCGCTACCCGGAGGGCGAACAGGTGCCGGTGCCACCGCACTGGGGCGGCTTCCGGGTGGCCCCGCGCTCGGTGGAGTTCTGGCAGGGCCGGGAGAACCGCCTCCACGACCGCCTGCGCTACGTCGCGGAGACGGACGGAAGCTGGCGGGTGGAGCGGCTCAGTCCGTGA